The stretch of DNA TCGCTGATGGAACGGCGAGCCGGGATCCTCCTCCATCCCACGTCGCTCCCGGGCCGCTTCGGCCTCGGCGAGATCGGCCCGGAAGCGGACCGCTTCCTCGAGTGGCTGGGCGGCGCCGGCGTCTCGCTGTGGCAGATGCTTCCGCTCGGGCCCTGCGGATACGGCGGATCCCCGTACGGATGCGCCTCGGCGTTTGCCGGGAACCGGTACCTGGTCTCCCCCGAGCGCCTGGCCGAGGAGGGATGGGTCGCCGAAGGCGACCTCGCGCACGATGCGGACCTCGGCGATTCCGGGGCGGCGGCGCAGTTGCGCGATGCGGTGCTCGAACGGGCGTGGGAGCGTCTGGTCCGCCGCGGCGACGCCGAAAAGACTGCCTCTTTCGAGGTGTTCCGCCGCGACGCCGCGCAGGCTCCGTGGCTCGACGACTGGACGCTCTTCACGGCCCTGAAAGAGGAGAACACCGGCGCGCCGTGGACGGAATGGCCGGCCCCCGTCGCGCGCCGCGAGCCGGACGCGCTCGCCGCCGCGCGCGATCGTCTCCGGGAGGCCGTCGACCGCGAGGCGTTCGTCCAGTTTCTCTTCTTTCGCCAGTGGGACGCCCTCCGGCGCCGGGCCGCGGAGCACGGCGTCGCGATCTTCGGCGACATGCCGATCTACGTCGCGCACGACGGCGCGGACGTCTGGGCGCACCGCGAGCTCTTCGAGCTCGACGCGGACGGCCATCCGACCGCCGTCTCCGGCGTCCCGCCTGACTACTTCAGCGAGACCGGCCAGCGCTGGGGCACGCCGCTGTACCGATGGGACGCCTGCCGTGAGCAGGGATTCGCGTGGTGGATCGACCGTTTCCGCGCCAACCTGCGCGTCGCCGACGTCGTTCGCATCGACCATTTCCGGGGGTTCGCGGGATTTTGGGCGATCCCGGCATCGGAGCCGACGGCGGTCGCCGGCGAGTGGCGTTCCGGTCCGGGAGCGGAGCTCTTCGACGCGACCCGGGCGGCGATCGGCGGCCTCCCGTTCGTCGCCGAGGACCTCGGCGTGATCACTCCGGACGTCGTCGCGCTCCGCGACGACCTCGGATTCCCGGGCATGCGGGTCCTGCAGTTTGGTTTCGCGGCCGAC from Thermoanaerobaculia bacterium encodes:
- the malQ gene encoding 4-alpha-glucanotransferase, coding for MERRAGILLHPTSLPGRFGLGEIGPEADRFLEWLGGAGVSLWQMLPLGPCGYGGSPYGCASAFAGNRYLVSPERLAEEGWVAEGDLAHDADLGDSGAAAQLRDAVLERAWERLVRRGDAEKTASFEVFRRDAAQAPWLDDWTLFTALKEENTGAPWTEWPAPVARREPDALAAARDRLREAVDREAFVQFLFFRQWDALRRRAAEHGVAIFGDMPIYVAHDGADVWAHRELFELDADGHPTAVSGVPPDYFSETGQRWGTPLYRWDACREQGFAWWIDRFRANLRVADVVRIDHFRGFAGFWAIPASEPTAVAGEWRSGPGAELFDATRAAIGGLPFVAEDLGVITPDVVALRDDLGFPGMRVLQFGFAADDSPHLPHRHVPRCVAYTGTHDNDTARGWYEHASDEERRRARDYTGSDGREFAWDLVRTALASVAETAVVPLQDVLGLASEARLNTPGKAEGNWVWQMAAGSASPDIAARLCRLSALTGRIR